GGCGTGTATATCGATCTATCATGCAATTGGAAGCGCAGCACTGCGGGTAATCGAGTGTGCTTAATAAGAAAATAGAGGCGGTGGCTGTAACGGTGAGGTTACAGGGCGTTTAGAGTACAGGTGGATCTGTTTCCCGGCAAAAATAAGCGCGGCGTCAGCGAAATGCTACAGGTTTAGAAGGAGCCGCGCTTGTGACGGAGATATTTGTTCAGTAATTCACGCGCTCGAAAGATATGCGCTTTGACCGTGCCAAGCGGTAAATCCAGCTCCTTGGCAATTTCCTCGTACGACTTTTCCTGCTGGTGGCGCATCACGATAACCCGGTTATATTTGGGGGGGAGGCTATCAATAGCTTCCTGTATCAGCTTTTTACGTTGGTCAGCGACGATGTGCCGGTCAGGGCGATAGGTAGCGTCTGGCAGTTCAAACTCCAGTGCGCCGTCGCTGGTCTCTTTGGGTTTGTCTATGGAATAGGTCTGCAGCTTTTTCTTGCGCAGATAATCAATCGCGTGATTGGTAGCAATTTTGTAGAGCCACGTGGAGAACGCGTAATCAACAGAGTAGGAGCCTAGCGCAGAAAAAGCTTTTATAAAACTTTCCTGAACCAGATCATCAATTTCACCTTGTTTGCGCACCATCCGCTGTATATGCTTGGATAGGGAGATGCGATACTTGTCCATAAGAGACTTGTAGGCATTCTCGTCCCCATTAAGCGCTCTTTTCACCA
This window of the Bacteroidota bacterium genome carries:
- a CDS encoding sigma-70 family RNA polymerase sigma factor, coding for MSKSAESISPSESSQQDRELVKRALNGDENAYKSLMDKYRISLSKHIQRMVRKQGEIDDLVQESFIKAFSALGSYSVDYAFSTWLYKIATNHAIDYLRKKKLQTYSIDKPKETSDGALEFELPDATYRPDRHIVADQRKKLIQEAIDSLPPKYNRVIVMRHQQEKSYEEIAKELDLPLGTVKAHIFRARELLNKYLRHKRGSF